The genomic DNA CCAGTGGAAAATTCTTTCGGGCGGGCCGCAGTTCACTGCCGCGCCCGCGCCCATCGCATTCGAAACCGGCGCGGCGATTCCCGCGCCCGCGGATTCGGGGTCGGAGGAATCCGCGGCCGCGCTGACCGCGCCGATTGAAATAGCCCGCGCCGAGGTTCCTCCGCCGGGCGGGGAAGCCGCAGGCGCTTTCGAGCCCTCTGAGGGGAGGAGGGGCGGCATTACCAGGGGACGCGGAATCGAGAGGCGCAATCCGGAAAGGGGAAGCACACCGGCGGCGGCGGCTTCCACTCCGGAGGCGCCCTCTCCCGCATCCTCCGCGCCGCCCGCGGAAAGCGCGCCCGCGGTGCCGGCTTCCGAAGCCGCGCCCGCCGAGCGCCCGAAGCTGGATCCGCTGGCTCTCGTGTCCGCGCTGGACAGCCACTTCGATTGAATGACCATGCATTCGTTTGTTGTTAAACTCCCCCGGTTTTAAGCCAGGCAAGGAAGGTAAATCGTTTGGGGACAAAAAGCTTATTGGCGGCATTTGCGGTTGCCATCGGGACGCTGATGCTTTCGGCGCCCGCGGGCCGCGCGCAGAGCCAGGGCATCGTGATCAAGTACATAGAGGTCGAGGGCGAAAAAAACATCCCCGCGACCACGATAATCGACCTGCTGACGATCAAGGCGGGCGACTTCATCGGCACCAACGCGCTCACCGTGCTCGAGCGCAACGCGGACATACTCGAAAAGACCGGCTGGTTCCGCAGCCGGCCGATCCTGTCGTACGAGGGATACGAGGACGGCGCGGTTTTGGTGATCGAGGTCGAGGAATGGCCGCTCTTCCGCGAAATCCGGTTCACTGGAAACACGCTTTTCACCGCGGCGGAACTGCAGGCGGTGATCGACGGAATTTCGAGCCGCCCGTTGAAAAAATCCGAAGCGAAAAAGGAAAAGCCAAGCGGCGCGGAAATTGCTCCGGATGAATCCGCGGAGGAAACGGGCGAGCCCGGCGATGAGGAAGCCGCACCTGCGGAAACCGCGGAGAGCGCCGTGGAACTGCCGGAAGCGCCGGCCGCGCCCGCGGACGACGAGCGCTGGGGCGGAAATCCGCCGCTGGTGCCCGGCCAGGTCATCAGCATGCGCACTCTCGAATGGGTGCTGGTCAGCGTAATCCTCGACCATTACCAGGACAAGGGCTACATCGCCGCATGGGTGCGCGATTTCAACGTGGGACTGGAAGGCGAGGAAGAGGGCATCGTCACAGTGGACTTGGGCGAAGGATACGTGGACGAAATCCTTGTTTCCGGATTCAAGAGGACCAAGGAGCGAATCATCCGCCGGGAGATAAGGGCCGTCAAGGTCGGCGAGCCGCTGACCAGGGACGCGGTCACCGAAGACTTCCGCCGGCTCACCAACACGGGGCTGTTCGAGCAGGTGCGCCCCGACTGGGAGCCGTCCATCAAGCCGGGCTATATCAAAATGAAGTTCGAAGTCACCGAGGCGAACACGGGGCAGTTCGGATTCGGCGCGGGATACAGCACGGTCTCCGGACTGCAGGGCACGATCAGTTACAAGGAAAACAACCTCTTCGGCGAGGCGAAGAACGTTTCTTCGACCGTGATTTTTTCGCAGGACGACCCCGGCTTCCAGGTGGAGTACCAGGATCCCAACGTTCAAAGCCGCGACATCAGCTTCTCCGCGCGCGTCTTCAGCCTGCACACACGCCAGCAGCGCAACCCCGGCTCCGTCAAGGAAAGCGAGCTGAAGCTTGACACATGGGGGGGGAGCGTCGGTATAGGCAAACGGTTCACCGAAAAGCTGTCGGGAAGCCTGTCGTTCAGCGTCACGGAAAACGCGTTCGACGTGATCAAGGGCGATCCGTTTTCCGGCTATTCCGACGTCCGCCGTTCGCGGCTGATGCAGGAAGGCCAGACGCGCAGCGTAACCGTTGCGGGATACTACGATACGCGCGACAACAAGTTCTCCACCAAGGACGGCGACTATCTTGCGCTTTCCGCGGAGATCGCGGGATTCGGCGGCGATTTCGACTTCCGCAAGTACATCCAGGAGTACCGCCGGTTCTTCCCGATCGGCGACGACAAGCGCCACACGATCGGCGTGCGCGAGCGCATCGGATTCGCCGACGGCCAGCTCCCTCTTTACGAGGAATTCCGCATGGGCGGCGCGTACAGCATCCGCGGCCTCGAAGAGGACGCTATCACCGGCTCAAAGAGCGTTTTGTTCAACACCGAGCTTCGCTACGCCATAGACAAGGACGAGCAGTTCGTGCTCGCGCTGTTCAGCGATATGGGCTGGGCGGGCGAAAGCTTCGACGACATGGACGGCGAGCGCAGCGCGGGCGTGGGGATTCACTTCCAACTTCCCCAGCTCGGCTTCGGCGCGATCCGTCTCGACTACGGCTGGCAGATCGGCGGCGAGAACGCCGAGCTGCTTCACTTCGGAATAGGAGAGATGTTCTAGGAGCGGCGATGTGGCGAATCTGCGCGTTCATTTTCATTGCGGCGGTCCTTTGCGGGACGCGCGACGCGCGCGCGCAGGAAGAACCGAAGAACGCGGAGGGCGATATGCGCAGGATTGAGTCCGTCTCGCTTTCCGTTTCCTTCTCGGAGGGCGACATCCGCCCCGAAATCGCGGACGACCTGCGCGACGCGATCCGCGAAGTGACCGAGCTGGCGCTAATTGTGCAGCTTGAGGGCGACCTTGCCGTCGTCGAAAGCGACATCGCGGCGATTACCGAAACGCTGACCCGCGTAATAAACATAACTCTCGACAAGCGCGGCTTCCGCGTTGAAAGCCTTGTGATAACTCCCGGAGAAGCGACGGCCGTGGACATCGTTCTCGCCGTAAGCGGGGAGCAAGTGGTCGACGTACTGGTCGAAATAAAAACCCCCTCCGGGGGGGAGCTGCCGGAAATGATGCTCGAAGAATCGGAAGCGGCGCTGGTATCCGCGCTGAGGCGGCGGTTCCAGGGGATGCCGATCGCGGACCGCTCTTGGGTCACTTCGCTTTTCGACAACGCGATACGCGGCGAGTTCGAGCGAATCCCCGACCTTTTGCATTTCAGGCAGCGCAGCGAGATCGTACTGGCGCCGGAGGCGCGCGTCACCGTTTACATCGAGCCCGCGGCCGGGGTTCCCGTCTTGAGGCGGCACGTCCTACGCACGCGGAGCAGCACGCTCTTGAATATTTCAATGGACGCGCTGCGCGAGATCGCGCTTGTCGCTGCGGCGGAGCTTGACGGAATGCCGGTCGAGCTTGTAGAAAAATACAGACACGAGGCCGAACGGCTAATCGCCGAAAAGGTCGCGGCGTCGCGGACGCTCGCGATTTACGCCGCGGACGTGGAAGTTTCGCTTGAAATCCGAAGCAACGAGCTTTGGGTGTCCATGATCGTCGAGTCCCCCCGCTACCGCACGAGCGTCGAAGGCCGCGTTGATTTCAACCGCGACGAGAACAATCCGCGCATCGAGGGCAGACTGGGCATCAAGGGGCCGTCATACACGGAGGCGTACGTCAACCTGCGGTTCTTCCCCGGCGGAGTGAACGCGGAGCCGGAGGCGGGGCTCGGATTCAATCCGCTGCCCGGCATGTTCCTCGGCGCGGGATGGGATTTCGACCGCGAGGTCGTCAAAATCCGCGGCGGGCTGTGGCTGGGCACCAACCTGCAATTTTCAGTCGAAAACTATCCAGGCGGCGAATACGACGCGGACAGCGAGTACCGCGCGACCTACCGGATGACCGACGATTTTTCGATCAGCGCGATCGCCGACGGCGAGGGCAAGGTCTGGATGGGGCTGGGGGTGACGCTGTGAGAACCTGGAAGCTCGGAAGGCTCGCGCACTTCCTCGGCGGAGAGGCATCCGGCAATCCGGAAAAGGAGCTCACGGGCACGTGCTCGCTCGAATTCCCCCATCCGGAAAAACTCGCGTTTCTGGAGGACGCGAAGCAGATCGAGCTTTTAAATCAAATTATGCTGGGCGCGGCGATCATGCCTCCCGAGGTCGCGCACTATTTCCCCGACGCGATCCTGCATTCCAATCCTCGCCTCGCGTTCGCCTGGGCGCAGGTAGCGTTCCTCGCGCCCGACAGCGTCGCGCTTCCGCCCAAGGCCGATTTGACCGACTCTTCCCCGTGGCCGTTCACGGGGGGGGAGTGGCGCAGCCCGATAGGAATTCATCCGCAGGCCAGCGTATCCGGCGGCGCGCAGGTGCACCAAAGCGCGGAGGTCGGCGCGTTTTCGCGCGTCGAGGAAGGAGCGAAGATCGGAGCGGGCACGATCCTGTATCCGTTCGTATGGGTCGGAAAGAACGCTTCGTTGGGCGAGAACTGCCGCATATTCCCATTCGTTTCGATTTATCCGGAGTCCGTGATCGGCAACCGCGTTTTCATTCATTCCGGAACCGCCGTCGGAAGCGACGGATTCGGCTTCGTTTCGCACCGCGGCGGGCACACCAAGTTTCCGCAGACGGGGCGGGTCGTGATCGAGGACGACGTCGAGATCGGAGCGAACTGCGCGATAGACCGCGCCGCGATAGACGACACCGTCGTCGAGGAAGGCGCGAAGCTGGACAACCTCATCCAGATCGCGCACGGGGTGAGGATCGGTCGCCGCACGCTGGTCGCCGCGCAGGCGGGCATCAGCGGCGGAACCAGAATAGGCCGCTGGTGCGTGATCGGAGGTCAGGCGGGGATAACAGGCCACGCGAACATCGGAGACCAGGCCGTCATCGGCGCGCAGGCGGGCGTCATAGGCGACCTGGACAACGAGGCCAAGGTGTCGGGCTACCCGGCGCGGCCCCACCAGCAGGCGATGCGAAGCCTCGCGGCGCTGGCAAGGCTGCCCGAGCACCTGACCGAGCTCGAAGCGCTGAAGCGCAAGGTCAGAGCCCTCGAGGACGAGATTAAGTCCATACGGGGGGGATAATTTATCCGCGTTTTGCGGAGAAGGTGATTTGAAATGCTGATTCATAGAACTGCAATTGTGCATCCGGAAGCGGAGATCGCCCCGGGCGTCGAGGTCGGCGCCTACTCCGTCATCGGCCGCGGCTGCTCCATCGGAGCCGAGACGAAGATAGACAGCCACGTGGTGATCCAGGAGAACACGACGATAGGCAATGGGTGCCGCATATACAGCCACGCGGTCATCGGCACCGATCCGCAGGATCTCAAGTACAAGGGCCAGCCCACGTTCTGCGAGATCGGAGACGGCACGCTTATACGGGAATTCGTGACGATAAACCGCGGCTCGACCGAAGGCAGCGTGACGCGCGTCGGCTCGAACGCGATGCTTATGACAAGCGTACACATCGCGCACGACTGCCAGATCGGCGACCGCGTGATAATGGCGAATCTCGCGACGCTGGGCGGCCATTGCCAGATCGGCGAGGGCTCGGTCATAGGCGGAAAGGCGGTGGCGCACCAGTTCGTGAGAGTCGGCAAGTACGCGATGGTCGGCGGAACGAGCGGCCTCATGCAGGACGTGCCGCCTTTCATGATGGCGTTCGGCCAGGCGCCCGCCAAGATCGTCAACATCAACGCGGTGGGAATAATGCGCAACGGATATTCGAAGGAAGACAGGGCGAACCTGCGCCGGTGCTTCCATTTGCTGTACCGCAACGGAAATTCGCTTGCGGAGGCGCTCGAAAAAATCGAAGAGGAATTCAAATCCGGCGCGCCTTTGGAGCTGGTGCAGTTCTTCCGCGAAAGCAAGCGCGGGACGTGCAGGCCGGTCGGCCGCAATACATGGGTGGATTCGCGTCTTAACAACGACGCGCAGCCGCAGGAATTCCGCGAGGCGGAGGAAGACGAGTTTTTCGACGAGCTTACCGCAAGCCTTCCCGCGACTTAATTTCGGACCGCGCATCGCGAGTGCTCTTATAAACAGGTTTTCTTCGCGTCTTCGGAGTTTGACAAATCACGCGGCGCGCGCTAGAAGCCGTCTTTGCGGCGCAAGTCATTGAACCGGCGGCGAGCTTGCGGCCGGATGCGCGCCAAGCAGCCTGTTCAAATCGTCGGTGTACATGAGGTGCGCGTCCTCGCCCGTGTCCTTGTAATACCCCTTGCGCCTGCCGACGATGCGGAATCCCAGCCCTTCGTAAAGCGAAATCGCCGCCGCGTTCGTCTCCCGCACTTCGAGGATCACGTACTTCATCCCCTCGGTCAGCCCCTGCGCGGCGGTGTGCGACAAAAGCGCGCGCGCGACGCCGCGACGCCTGAACTCGCGCGCGGTCGCGATCGTTCCCACGTGGCATTCGTCGATTATGAACCAGCTTCCGATGTAGCCGGCCAGCGCGCCCGCGGCGTCCCGCGCGGTGTAGAACCGCGCATGCTGGTTGCTTCTCACGTCGTATTCGTACGCGGAGCGCTCCCACGGCGTCGGGAAGCTGTAACGCTCTATCACCATAACCTCGTCCAGGTCGGACATCCGCATCGGCGCGATCGTGAATTCCACGGCGGGGATTTTAGCACCGGGACGCTTGACATCGCCCCTGTGCGCGGAAGAATTTCACCGTCTGCGGGAATAGCTCAATGGTAGAGCATCAGCATCGGCCTTTCCCTTACAAGTAGCTTACTTTTTCGGCCATTCAAACGTGTCAATACTATAGTCCACGACACCCGAAGTGCCGTATATTCTGGAGTAAACAAAAATCCTATCGCGCGGAGCGTTAATATCAAAGGCCAGTTTTACGCCCTCCGGCGGCGAAGAGCCTTGTTCCGCAATCATTTTCGAATAATCGTCTTGTGCAATTTCAAGTGCAGCAGGGTCGGCATTAATCACCGTAATGAATGCATTACCGGGGCTGAATTCGGCATGATTCCATTCAAGCGGCTTGCCGGTGACCGGGCTGATGATGCTTTCGTACAGGTCGATGAAATCCGTTTCTTTCCCGTCAAGTTCATCCAAATGCTCAAAAAGCTCCTCGGTGGACTGCGGCATTCTGCCCTTCGAATAATAGAAATGTGCAATCCATCCAGCCAAGTTGCAAACGGGCTTTCGCACCTTCATCGGCTTGAATGACTTACCGTTGTCAAGCAATTCGTAACCGTTGACAAGCATCCGCTCTTCCACCGATAGTTCTGCAAAATGGTTCGTTTGAAGCGAGGCCGAGCAAGGATAGATTTTGTCGTACGGACCGGAAATTCCGGGAGGCCTATTCAATGGGATTTCCTGCTTGTCTTTAAAGTTCCAACCTGACGGTATCCTGACAGC from bacterium includes the following:
- the lpxD gene encoding UDP-3-O-(3-hydroxymyristoyl)glucosamine N-acyltransferase produces the protein MRTWKLGRLAHFLGGEASGNPEKELTGTCSLEFPHPEKLAFLEDAKQIELLNQIMLGAAIMPPEVAHYFPDAILHSNPRLAFAWAQVAFLAPDSVALPPKADLTDSSPWPFTGGEWRSPIGIHPQASVSGGAQVHQSAEVGAFSRVEEGAKIGAGTILYPFVWVGKNASLGENCRIFPFVSIYPESVIGNRVFIHSGTAVGSDGFGFVSHRGGHTKFPQTGRVVIEDDVEIGANCAIDRAAIDDTVVEEGAKLDNLIQIAHGVRIGRRTLVAAQAGISGGTRIGRWCVIGGQAGITGHANIGDQAVIGAQAGVIGDLDNEAKVSGYPARPHQQAMRSLAALARLPEHLTELEALKRKVRALEDEIKSIRGG
- the lpxA gene encoding acyl-ACP--UDP-N-acetylglucosamine O-acyltransferase; the protein is MLIHRTAIVHPEAEIAPGVEVGAYSVIGRGCSIGAETKIDSHVVIQENTTIGNGCRIYSHAVIGTDPQDLKYKGQPTFCEIGDGTLIREFVTINRGSTEGSVTRVGSNAMLMTSVHIAHDCQIGDRVIMANLATLGGHCQIGEGSVIGGKAVAHQFVRVGKYAMVGGTSGLMQDVPPFMMAFGQAPAKIVNINAVGIMRNGYSKEDRANLRRCFHLLYRNGNSLAEALEKIEEEFKSGAPLELVQFFRESKRGTCRPVGRNTWVDSRLNNDAQPQEFREAEEDEFFDELTASLPAT
- a CDS encoding BamA/TamA family outer membrane protein, with protein sequence MAAFAVAIGTLMLSAPAGRAQSQGIVIKYIEVEGEKNIPATTIIDLLTIKAGDFIGTNALTVLERNADILEKTGWFRSRPILSYEGYEDGAVLVIEVEEWPLFREIRFTGNTLFTAAELQAVIDGISSRPLKKSEAKKEKPSGAEIAPDESAEETGEPGDEEAAPAETAESAVELPEAPAAPADDERWGGNPPLVPGQVISMRTLEWVLVSVILDHYQDKGYIAAWVRDFNVGLEGEEEGIVTVDLGEGYVDEILVSGFKRTKERIIRREIRAVKVGEPLTRDAVTEDFRRLTNTGLFEQVRPDWEPSIKPGYIKMKFEVTEANTGQFGFGAGYSTVSGLQGTISYKENNLFGEAKNVSSTVIFSQDDPGFQVEYQDPNVQSRDISFSARVFSLHTRQQRNPGSVKESELKLDTWGGSVGIGKRFTEKLSGSLSFSVTENAFDVIKGDPFSGYSDVRRSRLMQEGQTRSVTVAGYYDTRDNKFSTKDGDYLALSAEIAGFGGDFDFRKYIQEYRRFFPIGDDKRHTIGVRERIGFADGQLPLYEEFRMGGAYSIRGLEEDAITGSKSVLFNTELRYAIDKDEQFVLALFSDMGWAGESFDDMDGERSAGVGIHFQLPQLGFGAIRLDYGWQIGGENAELLHFGIGEMF
- the rimI gene encoding ribosomal protein S18-alanine N-acetyltransferase, encoding MEFTIAPMRMSDLDEVMVIERYSFPTPWERSAYEYDVRSNQHARFYTARDAAGALAGYIGSWFIIDECHVGTIATAREFRRRGVARALLSHTAAQGLTEGMKYVILEVRETNAAAISLYEGLGFRIVGRRKGYYKDTGEDAHLMYTDDLNRLLGAHPAASSPPVQ